From Rubrivirga sp. SAORIC476, a single genomic window includes:
- a CDS encoding M28 family metallopeptidase → MRVALLVLALLPVALAAQPADLDLDAARAVVDTLAAPRYHGRGFAFDGATRAAQFLEGRFEAAGLQPLGPAWRHPFPYEADVVTDVPVLTMDRTPLVLGSDLLPYPSTAAGAGTAVGALDVGSGVVVPPAGIDAYAGRPVEGRVVVLSAAVPDSLVGDENVPQAYLSEVARYEIAFLRGASAVVHLVDAPLFGTSFYDAKLPVFHVRREAWTSPATVDFRMDAEQNRPVTGYNVLGAVPGTVRPDSVLLVTAHYDGLGSFGPEVYFPGANDNASGVALLLALAKRVAREPLPYTVVFAALGAEEVGLVGAQALAAAFGDGLGAVRFVLNFDMAASGEDGLVAFGGRDHPDLFERLVAVNETLGLGPLVARSNRPNSDHAVFAAQGVPALYLLTKDGTQPYHALDDVPETLDWEAFAHLYALTADFLETVGANGVDPARD, encoded by the coding sequence ATGCGAGTCGCCCTCCTGGTCCTGGCGCTGCTGCCGGTCGCCCTCGCCGCCCAGCCCGCGGACCTCGACCTCGACGCCGCCCGCGCGGTCGTCGACACCCTCGCGGCGCCGCGGTACCACGGTCGCGGCTTCGCGTTCGACGGGGCGACCCGCGCGGCGCAGTTCCTGGAAGGCCGGTTCGAGGCGGCGGGTCTCCAGCCTCTCGGGCCGGCGTGGCGCCACCCGTTCCCGTACGAGGCGGACGTCGTGACCGACGTGCCGGTGCTGACGATGGACCGCACTCCGCTCGTCCTGGGCTCCGACCTGCTCCCGTACCCGAGTACGGCGGCGGGCGCTGGCACCGCGGTGGGTGCCCTCGACGTCGGGAGCGGCGTCGTCGTGCCGCCGGCCGGGATCGATGCGTACGCGGGACGCCCGGTCGAGGGGCGCGTCGTGGTACTGTCGGCCGCGGTCCCGGATTCGCTCGTCGGCGACGAGAATGTCCCCCAGGCCTACCTCTCCGAAGTCGCGCGCTACGAGATCGCGTTCCTCCGGGGCGCGAGCGCGGTCGTCCACCTCGTCGACGCGCCGCTGTTCGGGACCTCGTTCTATGATGCCAAGCTGCCCGTCTTCCACGTCCGCCGGGAGGCGTGGACCTCGCCTGCGACCGTCGACTTTCGCATGGACGCGGAGCAGAACCGGCCGGTGACCGGCTACAACGTGCTGGGCGCGGTCCCGGGCACTGTGCGGCCGGACTCGGTCCTGCTCGTCACGGCCCACTACGACGGCCTCGGATCGTTCGGGCCGGAGGTCTACTTCCCCGGCGCCAACGACAACGCCAGCGGCGTCGCGCTGCTGCTGGCGCTGGCCAAGCGGGTGGCGCGCGAGCCGCTCCCGTACACGGTCGTGTTCGCCGCGCTGGGGGCCGAGGAGGTCGGGCTGGTGGGCGCGCAGGCGCTCGCGGCGGCGTTCGGCGACGGTCTCGGGGCCGTTCGGTTCGTGCTCAACTTCGACATGGCGGCGTCGGGGGAGGACGGGCTGGTCGCGTTCGGGGGCCGCGACCACCCGGACCTGTTCGAGCGATTGGTGGCCGTGAACGAGACCCTCGGCCTCGGGCCGCTGGTGGCGCGGTCCAACCGGCCCAACTCGGACCACGCCGTGTTCGCGGCGCAGGGCGTGCCTGCGCTCTACCTGCTCACGAAGGACGGCACCCAGCCCTACCACGCTCTCGACGATGTGCCGGAGACGCTCGACTGGGAAGCCTTCGCCCACCTGTACGCCCTCACTGCAGACTTTCTCGAGACGGTCGGAGCGAACGGGGTGGACCCGGCGCGAGACTGA
- a CDS encoding DNA topoisomerase (ATP-hydrolyzing) subunit A, producing MPVVDTIPLHETARERYLTYALSVITSRALPDVRDGLKPVQRRILYAMATNLRLQPDARFRKSATIVGEVMGKYHPHGDTAIYDAMVRMAQNWSLRAPLVDGQGNFGSLDGDSPAAMRYTEARLKALGAELLREIKQDTVAFRPTYDGQLFEPVVLPSPVPNFLINGATGIAVGMATNVPPHNLGEVVDACLALIKSPNARLETLLASVQGPDFPTGGRILNTPEELARIYETGEGAVDLRGEYEMEGKGTVILTSIPYAVQKGDLIEKIADHIRAGKVPQIVDIRDESTEDVRIVLELKRGSSPEAAMAYLFKHTPLQTRFHVNMTALVPTDNPEVAAPEKVDLRTALRHFLDFRLEVVTRRLEHELRALEKRIHILKGFAIIFDALDEAIKLIRASKNKADANGRLRHRFRLDEVQADAVLEIKLYRLAQMEIDAILKELAEKEARAAEIRALLADEDGRWRIVRSELRDMKKRFADERRTHIEGPDAVVEYAAEDYIIKEDVYVIVTKDGWVKRQRSYTDLDAIRVREGDRVLYALAASTRDTIGFFSSAGRCYTIRVDDLPQTTGYGDPVQKYFDFADRETVVGVASFDARVMPVGVPEVGGVPQPELFSGDGAPPAEDVTVGPYAVAVSSDGLAVRLEVESFLDPSNKNGRVMMRLAQGQRVVNAEVASGSENVCLASRQGRALIFPVPQIPVFKSAAKGVIAMRLDGKDDRVLGMALSDAARRGLEVETSRGRTEIVRTTKFEVTNRGNKGTTIISKGTLKAATPDPVELHLPGRD from the coding sequence ATGCCCGTCGTCGACACGATCCCGCTTCACGAGACGGCCCGCGAGCGGTACCTGACCTACGCCCTCTCGGTCATCACGAGCCGCGCGCTGCCCGACGTGCGCGACGGCCTCAAGCCGGTCCAGCGTCGCATCCTCTACGCGATGGCGACCAACCTCCGGCTCCAGCCGGACGCGCGCTTCCGCAAGAGCGCCACCATCGTCGGCGAGGTGATGGGCAAGTACCACCCGCACGGCGACACCGCCATCTACGACGCGATGGTGCGCATGGCCCAGAACTGGTCGCTGCGCGCACCGCTGGTGGACGGCCAGGGCAACTTCGGCTCGCTCGACGGCGACAGCCCCGCGGCGATGCGCTACACCGAGGCACGGCTGAAGGCCCTCGGCGCCGAACTGCTTCGTGAGATCAAGCAAGACACCGTCGCCTTCCGGCCGACCTACGACGGACAGCTCTTCGAGCCCGTCGTCCTGCCCTCGCCGGTCCCGAACTTCCTGATCAACGGTGCGACGGGCATCGCGGTCGGCATGGCCACCAACGTGCCGCCGCACAACCTGGGCGAGGTGGTGGACGCCTGCCTGGCGCTCATCAAGAGCCCCAACGCCCGCCTGGAGACGCTGCTGGCCTCGGTCCAGGGGCCCGACTTCCCCACCGGCGGGCGCATCTTGAACACGCCCGAGGAGCTGGCCAGGATCTACGAGACCGGCGAGGGCGCCGTCGACCTGCGCGGCGAGTACGAGATGGAGGGCAAGGGGACGGTCATCCTGACCTCGATCCCGTACGCCGTCCAGAAGGGCGACCTGATCGAGAAGATCGCCGACCACATCCGCGCGGGGAAGGTGCCCCAGATCGTCGACATCCGCGACGAGTCGACGGAGGACGTCCGGATCGTACTGGAGCTGAAGCGCGGGTCGAGCCCGGAGGCGGCGATGGCCTACCTCTTCAAGCACACACCGCTCCAGACGCGCTTCCACGTCAACATGACGGCGCTCGTGCCGACCGACAACCCGGAGGTCGCCGCGCCCGAGAAGGTGGACCTGCGGACGGCGCTCCGCCACTTCCTCGACTTCCGTCTGGAGGTGGTCACCCGGCGGCTGGAGCACGAACTCCGCGCGCTGGAGAAGCGGATCCACATTCTGAAGGGCTTCGCGATCATCTTCGACGCGCTCGACGAGGCCATCAAGCTCATCCGCGCCTCCAAGAACAAGGCCGACGCGAACGGTCGCCTGCGCCACCGCTTCCGCCTCGACGAGGTCCAGGCCGATGCCGTGCTGGAGATCAAGCTCTACCGGCTGGCCCAGATGGAGATCGACGCCATCCTCAAGGAACTGGCCGAGAAGGAGGCCCGCGCCGCCGAGATCCGCGCCCTCCTCGCCGACGAGGACGGCCGCTGGCGCATCGTCCGCAGCGAACTGCGGGACATGAAGAAGCGCTTCGCCGACGAGCGCCGAACCCACATTGAGGGGCCGGACGCGGTCGTGGAGTACGCCGCCGAGGATTACATCATCAAGGAGGACGTCTACGTCATCGTGACGAAGGACGGCTGGGTGAAGCGTCAGCGCTCCTACACCGACCTCGACGCCATCCGCGTGCGAGAGGGCGACCGGGTGCTGTACGCGCTCGCAGCCTCCACCCGCGACACGATCGGCTTCTTCAGCTCGGCCGGGCGCTGCTACACGATCCGCGTGGACGACCTCCCGCAGACGACCGGCTACGGCGACCCGGTCCAGAAGTACTTCGACTTCGCCGACCGCGAGACGGTCGTCGGGGTCGCCTCCTTCGACGCGCGCGTGATGCCCGTCGGCGTGCCCGAGGTGGGCGGGGTGCCCCAGCCGGAGCTGTTCTCCGGCGACGGCGCGCCCCCGGCCGAGGACGTGACGGTGGGGCCGTACGCGGTCGCGGTGTCGAGCGACGGGCTGGCAGTGCGCCTGGAGGTCGAGTCGTTCCTCGACCCGTCCAACAAGAACGGCCGCGTGATGATGCGGCTCGCGCAGGGCCAGCGGGTCGTCAACGCGGAAGTGGCCTCGGGGTCGGAGAACGTGTGCCTGGCCTCCCGGCAGGGCCGCGCGCTGATCTTCCCGGTGCCCCAGATCCCGGTCTTCAAGAGCGCCGCCAAGGGCGTCATCGCGATGCGCCTGGACGGCAAGGACGACCGCGTCCTCGGCATGGCCCTCTCCGACGCCGCGCGCCGCGGCCTGGAGGTCGAGACCAGCCGCGGGCGGACCGAGATCGTTCGCACGACCAAGTTCGAAGTGACCAACCGAGGCAACAAGGGCACGACCATCATCTCGAAGGGGACGCTCAAGGCGGCCACGCCGGACCCGGTGGAATTGCACCTGCCGGGCCGCGACTAG
- a CDS encoding helix-turn-helix domain-containing protein, translated as MTSNDVKRLAAMGEGRTLEFKNRVPRPERIAREVIALANTDGGTVLVGVDDDGTVLGVKDAQEEFFALQTALADRILPPVDLRFEPVRISRTREVLVVHVPASMDRPHVLKPDRRPDGTLPKQRAFVRVADQSVEASREAVALMKAEGRGDAVTFTFGDAERRLLEYLDRHEQITVREYARMTTMPPWKASKALVMLARAGIVALQPRQGGEDVFTVGMNGA; from the coding sequence ATGACCTCCAACGATGTCAAGCGGCTGGCCGCGATGGGGGAGGGGCGGACGCTGGAGTTCAAGAACCGCGTGCCGCGCCCCGAGCGGATCGCCCGCGAGGTGATCGCGCTCGCCAACACCGATGGCGGCACGGTGCTCGTCGGCGTCGACGACGACGGGACCGTGCTCGGCGTCAAGGACGCTCAGGAGGAGTTCTTCGCGCTCCAGACTGCGCTCGCCGACCGCATCCTGCCGCCCGTCGACCTCCGCTTCGAGCCGGTCCGCATCAGCCGCACGCGCGAGGTGCTCGTGGTCCACGTGCCGGCCTCGATGGACCGCCCGCACGTGCTCAAGCCGGACCGCCGCCCCGACGGGACGCTCCCCAAGCAGCGCGCCTTCGTCCGCGTGGCCGACCAGTCGGTCGAGGCGAGCCGCGAGGCGGTGGCGCTGATGAAGGCGGAGGGGCGCGGCGACGCGGTCACGTTCACCTTCGGCGACGCCGAGCGGCGGCTCCTCGAGTACCTCGACCGCCACGAGCAGATCACCGTCCGCGAGTACGCCCGCATGACCACGATGCCGCCGTGGAAGGCGTCCAAGGCGCTCGTGATGCTGGCCCGCGCGGGCATCGTGGCGCTCCAGCCGCGCCAGGGCGGCGAGGACGTGTTCACGGTCGGGATGAACGGCGCGTGA